A portion of the bacterium genome contains these proteins:
- a CDS encoding enolase C-terminal domain-like protein, which translates to MKIIAIDAYLVEVPYKTPYTISPGTVRKARRVLVEARSDTGVTGIGETGVTVPERGGETVEAIVSSIRSYFAPLLLGRDPHDVAGAIAALERANWGRTGFLCAKCGVDNALFDLLGHAYGIPVYKLLGGAFRDRVSVSRSLSIGTPAAVAADALRKKADGYACLTVKAGFDPRADLECVAAVRDAVGTDYPLEVDVNGGYTADVAVPVLRRMEQRYHIRAVEQPCAWWDFDGMAKVADALEIPVIADESAWTPPDVIRLARERAADVVCIKVIKNGGFYLSRKIAETAEAAGLPVTLGSKHPLGPGTAAILHFAAALPNLSEPVGYGTPRERLADDIITHDIEMIDGIVAVPQGPGLGVTLDPGKVERYRCS; encoded by the coding sequence ATGAAGATCATCGCGATCGACGCCTACCTCGTCGAGGTGCCGTACAAGACGCCCTACACCATCTCGCCGGGCACGGTGCGAAAGGCCCGCCGGGTCCTCGTCGAGGCGCGCAGCGACACGGGTGTGACCGGGATCGGGGAGACCGGCGTCACGGTGCCCGAGCGCGGCGGCGAAACGGTGGAGGCGATCGTGTCCTCGATTCGCTCATACTTTGCGCCGCTGCTGCTCGGCCGCGACCCGCATGACGTCGCGGGGGCGATCGCGGCGCTGGAGCGCGCGAACTGGGGTCGGACGGGGTTCCTGTGCGCCAAGTGCGGCGTGGACAACGCCCTGTTTGATCTGTTGGGCCACGCGTACGGTATTCCCGTCTACAAGCTCCTGGGCGGCGCGTTTCGCGACCGGGTCTCGGTGTCGCGCAGCCTGAGCATCGGCACGCCGGCCGCGGTCGCCGCCGACGCGCTTCGGAAGAAGGCCGACGGGTACGCATGCCTTACCGTGAAGGCCGGGTTTGATCCGCGCGCGGATCTCGAGTGCGTGGCCGCGGTCCGCGACGCGGTCGGGACGGACTATCCGCTCGAGGTGGACGTGAACGGCGGATACACTGCGGACGTCGCGGTGCCGGTGCTGCGCCGCATGGAACAGCGCTACCACATTCGGGCGGTGGAGCAGCCGTGCGCGTGGTGGGACTTTGACGGGATGGCCAAGGTCGCCGACGCGCTGGAGATCCCGGTGATCGCGGATGAGAGTGCGTGGACGCCGCCGGACGTGATCCGGCTGGCCCGCGAGCGGGCGGCCGACGTCGTCTGCATCAAGGTGATCAAGAACGGCGGCTTCTACCTCTCGCGAAAGATCGCCGAGACCGCCGAGGCCGCCGGCCTCCCCGTAACGCTCGGCAGCAAGCACCCGCTCGGGCCGGGCACGGCGGCGATCCTGCACTTTGCCGCCGCCCTGCCCAACCTGTCCGAACCGGTTGGATACGGGACGCCGCGCGAGCGACTCGCGGACGACATCATCACGCACGACATCGAGATGATCGACGGCATCGTG